A single window of Sulfurovum sp. UBA12169 DNA harbors:
- a CDS encoding aminoacetone oxidase family FAD-binding enzyme produces MAQYDLIIVGSGAAGMMAAIVASRKGKHVLLLEKLSQIATKLKATGGGRCNLTNTLDKETFMAHFGRDGRFMSPALEAFDHKALVTFFRQLGVESHAPDGYRVFPVTHSSSTIIDALQKEMVQSGVEILCSQKVEILEHDGAKVTGVTTQRDTFYAKNVVLATGGKGYPMLGSEGDGFEIAKSAGHSITELYPAMMPLKTKETWVKNCRADTVPKVEMFVNIKKYTHLRAKGDLIFTKDGIRGPVVLDFSREITPLLSKFQEVPLLMNLTKGMNEEQLLLHFKTRIANDPHHTALQVIQTLLPESVALELCKIAEADPSLTFGKQTGAVRDKLIKLMAWTPLTVSGHDGFKMAMITRGGISLKEIDPYTMQSKKLNGLYFCGEIVNLDGPCGGYNLQWSFSSGALAGESAK; encoded by the coding sequence ATGGCACAGTATGATCTCATCATCGTAGGATCTGGTGCAGCAGGCATGATGGCTGCGATCGTTGCATCTCGCAAGGGCAAACATGTCCTGCTTTTAGAAAAACTTTCCCAGATCGCCACTAAGCTCAAAGCCACAGGCGGAGGTCGCTGCAATCTGACAAATACACTTGATAAAGAAACGTTTATGGCGCATTTTGGACGGGACGGACGCTTTATGTCCCCTGCTTTGGAAGCATTTGACCATAAAGCATTGGTAACATTTTTTCGGCAGCTTGGTGTAGAGAGTCATGCTCCTGATGGATATAGGGTTTTTCCTGTGACACATAGCTCGTCTACCATTATCGATGCACTACAAAAAGAGATGGTGCAATCTGGCGTGGAGATACTTTGCTCTCAAAAAGTAGAGATCTTGGAGCATGATGGCGCCAAAGTGACCGGAGTGACTACACAAAGAGATACTTTCTATGCAAAAAATGTGGTACTCGCAACCGGCGGTAAAGGGTATCCGATGCTGGGGAGCGAAGGTGACGGCTTTGAGATAGCCAAGTCTGCAGGACACAGCATCACAGAGCTTTATCCTGCCATGATGCCGCTTAAAACAAAAGAGACATGGGTGAAAAATTGCAGAGCAGACACTGTTCCCAAGGTAGAAATGTTTGTTAATATTAAAAAATATACCCATCTGCGAGCCAAAGGTGATCTGATCTTTACAAAAGATGGCATTCGCGGTCCTGTGGTGTTAGATTTTTCTCGAGAGATTACTCCGCTATTAAGTAAGTTTCAAGAAGTGCCCTTGCTGATGAATCTTACCAAGGGTATGAATGAAGAGCAATTGCTGTTGCATTTTAAAACCAGGATAGCCAATGATCCCCACCATACTGCTTTACAAGTGATTCAAACCCTGCTTCCGGAGTCTGTTGCTTTAGAGCTATGCAAAATAGCAGAGGCTGATCCCTCTCTCACCTTTGGAAAACAGACCGGTGCGGTCAGGGATAAGCTCATCAAGCTTATGGCCTGGACTCCCCTCACTGTCAGTGGACACGACGGTTTTAAAATGGCGATGATTACTCGAGGAGGTATCAGTCTCAAGGAGATAGACCCCTATACTATGCAAAGCAAAAAACTTAATGGTCTTTATTTTTGCGGAGAGATCGTAAATCTTGACGGCCCGTGCGGGGGCTATAATCTCCAGTGGTCTTTTTCAAGCGGTGCTTTGGCCGGCGAATCGGCCAAATAG
- the proB gene encoding glutamate 5-kinase — protein MQRIVIKVGSAVLTQDNQIAKERMLNLVSLIAKLKIKYDVILVTSGAVAAGYSALKLDKKKQIGKKALAATGQPILMASYKKKFDIFDIDIAQILLTEDDFDSRRRTIMFQEIIDALLANNILPIINENDITSTPEQLFGDNDQLSANVAHAVDANLLVILSDIDGYYDKNPKENNDAKIYPLVQKLPENALLDEVTPNNEFATGGIVTKLKAAHYMMRHHRQMFLCSGFDLSAAESYLLNHKQTLGTLFTASEKK, from the coding sequence ATGCAACGAATTGTTATCAAAGTAGGCAGTGCCGTATTGACACAGGATAACCAAATCGCAAAAGAAAGAATGCTCAATCTGGTTTCACTGATTGCAAAACTTAAAATAAAATATGACGTGATTCTGGTAACCTCCGGGGCAGTGGCAGCCGGATATTCTGCACTTAAATTAGATAAAAAAAAGCAAATTGGCAAAAAAGCATTAGCAGCAACCGGACAGCCCATTTTGATGGCGTCTTACAAAAAGAAGTTTGATATATTTGACATCGATATTGCACAAATTCTTTTAACAGAAGATGATTTTGATTCAAGAAGAAGAACCATAATGTTTCAAGAAATTATTGATGCGCTATTGGCAAACAATATTTTACCGATCATCAATGAAAACGATATCACTTCAACACCCGAACAGCTTTTTGGAGACAATGATCAGCTCTCGGCCAATGTTGCTCACGCTGTGGATGCAAATTTACTGGTCATACTAAGCGATATTGATGGATATTATGATAAAAATCCAAAAGAAAACAATGATGCAAAAATCTATCCATTGGTTCAAAAACTTCCTGAAAATGCACTTTTAGATGAAGTAACACCCAATAATGAGTTTGCAACAGGCGGGATTGTCACCAAGCTTAAAGCTGCCCACTACATGATGAGGCACCATAGACAAATGTTTCTATGCAGCGGCTTTGATTTATCTGCAGCAGAATCCTACCTATTAAACCACAAGCAAACGCTGGGAACACTTTTTACCGCGAGCGAGAAAAAATAA
- a CDS encoding TetR family transcriptional regulator: MHDESAIPLPSKGSKTKDKILKTSLKLFSSKGYTATTVRDIAGAMGIKQSALYNHFKNKDEILETLISDLTSSAIVTIFADKESQELYKQGKSVLMSIATIFKLLSFDGQNEALFKLLMQEIYRNERIREIYNEYFYQENVKKLSGLFFMMMQNEMIRSSDPLLLANEFFSPLFFYQMQVSLLKLDKKSTSSIVSLFEKHVDYFWDSIKIEKQTTLF; the protein is encoded by the coding sequence ATGCACGATGAGAGCGCTATTCCCCTCCCTTCAAAGGGCAGCAAAACCAAAGACAAAATATTGAAAACATCGCTTAAACTCTTTTCAAGCAAAGGTTATACGGCTACTACCGTCAGGGATATAGCCGGTGCAATGGGTATAAAGCAAAGCGCCCTGTATAATCACTTTAAAAACAAAGATGAAATACTTGAAACACTCATTAGTGACCTAACCTCCTCAGCAATAGTGACCATATTTGCCGATAAAGAGTCTCAGGAGCTTTATAAACAAGGAAAGTCAGTACTGATGTCTATCGCCACTATTTTTAAGCTTTTAAGCTTTGATGGGCAAAATGAAGCTTTATTTAAACTGCTTATGCAGGAGATTTATCGCAATGAACGTATTCGCGAAATCTATAATGAATATTTTTACCAGGAAAACGTCAAAAAACTTTCAGGACTTTTTTTTATGATGATGCAAAATGAAATGATCAGGTCCTCGGATCCTCTTTTGCTTGCAAATGAATTTTTTTCACCGCTTTTTTTCTATCAAATGCAAGTTTCTTTGCTAAAATTAGACAAAAAATCGACCTCGTCGATTGTTTCATTATTTGAAAAACATGTGGATTATTTTTGGGATTCAATAAAAATAGAAAAACAAACCACTCTTTTTTAA
- a CDS encoding molybdopterin adenylyltransferase, with the protein MDKIKIGVVTTSDRASQGIYEDASGVAIMETMKAYLLNECEYIYRCIPDEQNLIETTLIELSCDEKCDLIVTTGGTGPAKRDVTTEATENVCQKLLPGFGEQMRAVSLQYVPTAILSRQTAGICNNSLIINLPGKPKSIRECLDAVFPAVPYCIDLIGGAYMQANEEIIKIFRPSGK; encoded by the coding sequence ATGGATAAAATCAAAATCGGCGTAGTAACGACAAGCGACAGGGCAAGTCAGGGTATCTATGAAGATGCCTCGGGTGTAGCGATCATGGAGACAATGAAAGCCTATCTTTTAAACGAGTGCGAATATATCTATAGATGCATACCCGATGAACAAAACCTTATCGAAACTACGCTGATCGAACTTTCATGTGACGAAAAATGCGACCTTATCGTTACCACCGGCGGAACGGGGCCTGCCAAACGCGATGTAACCACGGAAGCAACCGAAAATGTCTGCCAAAAACTGCTGCCTGGTTTTGGAGAGCAGATGAGAGCAGTCAGTTTGCAGTATGTTCCCACAGCCATTCTCTCCCGCCAAACAGCCGGAATATGCAATAACTCACTCATTATCAATCTTCCGGGAAAACCAAAATCTATCAGGGAGTGCCTTGATGCGGTTTTTCCTGCGGTGCCTTATTGTATCGACCTTATCGGAGGAGCTTACATGCAGGCAAATGAAGAGATCATAAAAATTTTTAGGCCTTCAGGAAAATAA
- a CDS encoding ATP-dependent RNA helicase RhlE (this helicase is not essential cell growth) has product MSFTNLGLSEPLLRAIKEQGYTMPTPIQQQAIPVVIQKKDVLAAAQTGTGKTAGFTLPLLERLKQNNPNMNKYQIRALVLTPTRELAAQVAQSIKVYGKYMPYTSAVVFGGVGISPQLAAIRKGVDIVIATPGRLLDIVGQKGIDFSKLECLILDEADRMLDMGFIHDIKKLMKLMPQKKQTLLFSATFSPEIKTLASGLLNDPVLVEVARENTTAEQISQVVHYVDKTRKKELLSQLIKTKNWQQVLVFTRTKHGANRLTSQLEESGVLAAAIHGNKSQGARTKALADFKDKKIRVLVATDIAARGIDIDQLPHVVNYELPNVPEDYVHRIGRTGRAGKEGEAVSLVCIDEHKLLADIEKFIKSPIKKVEIPAFAPDPSIKAEPIQNGRGGGRSNQRSASKKNSNGGGEASSQRPRSSRGPSAANTTARQRSKVK; this is encoded by the coding sequence ATGTCATTTACAAATCTAGGATTATCAGAGCCTCTTCTCAGAGCAATTAAGGAGCAGGGGTATACTATGCCCACGCCCATACAGCAACAGGCCATTCCGGTAGTGATACAAAAAAAAGATGTTTTAGCTGCGGCTCAAACAGGCACAGGAAAGACGGCGGGATTTACATTGCCTTTGCTCGAAAGGCTCAAGCAAAATAATCCAAATATGAATAAATATCAAATACGTGCTTTGGTTTTAACCCCCACGCGCGAACTTGCTGCGCAAGTGGCTCAGAGTATAAAAGTGTACGGAAAATATATGCCTTATACTTCTGCGGTTGTTTTTGGAGGTGTAGGAATCAGTCCGCAACTCGCAGCCATTCGCAAAGGAGTCGATATAGTTATCGCTACACCGGGCAGACTGCTTGATATCGTTGGCCAAAAAGGTATAGATTTTTCAAAGTTGGAATGTCTTATTTTGGATGAAGCGGACCGCATGCTTGATATGGGTTTTATACACGATATTAAAAAACTAATGAAACTTATGCCGCAAAAAAAACAAACTTTGCTTTTTTCTGCAACTTTTTCCCCTGAGATTAAAACGCTCGCATCAGGATTGCTCAATGATCCTGTGCTTGTAGAGGTGGCGCGTGAAAATACCACTGCAGAGCAGATATCACAGGTAGTGCATTATGTTGATAAGACGCGAAAAAAAGAGTTATTGTCACAGTTGATAAAAACGAAAAATTGGCAGCAGGTTTTGGTGTTTACGCGCACGAAACATGGGGCCAACCGTTTGACTTCGCAGCTCGAAGAATCCGGCGTTCTTGCTGCAGCTATACACGGCAACAAGAGCCAAGGAGCAAGAACCAAAGCGCTGGCGGATTTTAAGGATAAAAAAATAAGAGTGCTTGTAGCTACAGATATTGCTGCAAGGGGTATCGATATAGATCAGCTTCCCCATGTGGTCAATTATGAGCTTCCGAATGTGCCTGAAGACTATGTGCACCGTATCGGCAGAACAGGGCGTGCAGGAAAAGAGGGTGAAGCGGTTTCTTTGGTTTGCATAGACGAACATAAGCTTCTTGCGGATATTGAAAAATTTATTAAATCGCCCATTAAAAAGGTGGAAATTCCTGCTTTTGCTCCAGATCCAAGCATCAAAGCCGAGCCTATTCAAAACGGAAGAGGTGGAGGACGCAGCAATCAAAGAAGCGCTTCTAAAAAAAATAGCAATGGCGGAGGAGAAGCATCCTCTCAACGTCCAAGATCATCACGCGGACCATCGGCCGCAAACACTACTGCTCGCCAAAGATCAAAGGTAAAATAA
- a CDS encoding type IV pili twitching motility protein PilT: MILNNESSTEPIEKLNSWLRMLIEAEGADLHLKSNSPIHARIKSDISLLSREIVSHEMMEKLVQKLMKDKYLNFKETKEFDGLYTFNDDFRFRVNIYMHLNGYSIALRLIPQNIKNIEALNLPVALRNLTHLRRGLVLVTGTTGSGKSTTLSSIIEEINENYYHHIITIEDPIEYVHRDKKCIIEQRELGNHTNSFALALRAAMREDPDIIVVGEIRDIATAESILQAVNTGHLVFSTVHTLDARETIDRMIAIFPSEEQNRVRATLASTIAAVISQRLIRGVSGAMVPAVEMMFKSPLIQELIRTKRDNEIPDALTKEHKMFHSITFNQALFDLTLAGKITEEQAYQYASSPSDLKLMFTLSPEYEEIKLKRGR, encoded by the coding sequence ATGATTTTAAACAACGAAAGTTCTACGGAACCTATAGAAAAATTGAATAGTTGGTTAAGAATGTTAATTGAAGCGGAAGGCGCGGATTTGCATCTTAAGAGCAACAGTCCTATACATGCGCGTATAAAAAGTGATATTTCTCTTCTGTCCCGCGAAATTGTCTCGCATGAAATGATGGAAAAATTGGTTCAAAAACTGATGAAAGACAAATATTTAAATTTCAAAGAAACCAAAGAATTTGACGGTCTTTATACTTTCAATGACGATTTTCGTTTTCGTGTAAATATCTATATGCACCTTAATGGTTACTCTATTGCCTTGCGTCTTATTCCACAAAATATTAAAAATATTGAAGCTTTGAATCTGCCAGTAGCTTTGCGGAATCTAACGCATCTTAGGCGGGGACTTGTTCTTGTTACGGGTACGACCGGGAGTGGCAAATCAACTACTCTTTCCAGTATTATTGAAGAAATTAATGAAAATTATTATCACCATATTATTACCATTGAAGACCCTATAGAGTATGTGCATCGTGATAAAAAATGTATTATTGAACAACGGGAGTTGGGAAATCATACCAATAGTTTTGCCTTGGCTTTGCGTGCCGCCATGCGGGAAGACCCGGACATTATCGTTGTGGGGGAAATCCGTGACATCGCAACAGCCGAGAGTATTCTGCAGGCGGTCAATACGGGACATCTGGTCTTTTCGACCGTGCATACCCTAGACGCGCGAGAAACCATAGATAGAATGATAGCCATCTTCCCGAGCGAAGAACAAAACCGTGTACGCGCAACACTTGCTTCTACTATTGCCGCCGTTATCTCGCAGCGTCTTATCAGAGGGGTTTCAGGCGCAATGGTGCCTGCGGTTGAAATGATGTTCAAAAGCCCTCTTATTCAAGAACTTATCCGCACCAAAAGAGATAATGAAATTCCGGATGCGTTAACCAAGGAACACAAGATGTTTCATTCCATCACCTTCAATCAAGCCTTATTTGATCTCACGTTGGCAGGAAAAATCACAGAAGAACAAGCCTACCAATACGCTTCAAGCCCATCAGATCTGAAATTGATGTTTACTCTCAGTCCGGAATATGAAGAAATTAAATTAAAACGCGGCAGATAA
- a CDS encoding SAM-dependent methyltransferase, with translation MENKIDYFESKSKSWDMNSSRVQNAKSIAELIVKNINLSKNMEIMDFGAGTGLLSYFIAPYVAKIVALDNSPSMLKKFKEKRTEFACATEVLEEDLHEIYPERKFDGIVSSMTMHHIENIDTLLFGFYQALHHDGFIALADLDKEDGSFHSSNTGVFHYGFDREMLREMALKVGFREIFFETASIIEKPHCKFSVFLMIAKK, from the coding sequence ATGGAAAACAAAATAGACTATTTTGAATCCAAATCAAAGTCATGGGATATGAATAGCAGTCGTGTTCAAAATGCAAAAAGTATTGCTGAACTTATAGTAAAAAATATAAATCTTTCTAAAAATATGGAAATTATGGATTTTGGTGCAGGTACCGGACTTTTGAGTTATTTTATCGCACCTTATGTTGCTAAGATAGTTGCCCTGGATAATTCCCCTTCTATGTTGAAAAAATTTAAAGAAAAGCGTACTGAATTTGCTTGTGCTACAGAAGTGCTTGAAGAGGATTTGCATGAAATATATCCTGAAAGAAAATTTGATGGTATTGTCTCTTCTATGACAATGCATCACATTGAAAATATTGATACCCTGCTCTTTGGTTTCTATCAGGCGTTGCATCATGATGGATTTATCGCTCTTGCCGATTTGGATAAAGAGGATGGCAGTTTTCATAGTAGCAATACAGGAGTGTTTCATTATGGGTTCGATAGAGAGATGCTTAGAGAAATGGCGCTGAAGGTAGGTTTTAGAGAGATATTTTTTGAGACGGCAAGCATCATTGAAAAACCGCATTGTAAATTTTCAGTTTTTTTAATGATAGCCAAAAAATAA
- a CDS encoding phospholipase, with protein MNPIAYLTQHPEIVLYHGLLALSGVVAVGVLLHLFYQRRSSSAIAAWLMFIFILPYVAFPLYLIIGIRKRKNRYKKESVLPNSAKKSKLTPDAAGNPLGNGPLYDAALNARMELFFDASEAYTALMHAIENAKTSIHISIYILKYDTIGKSIIGILTKKAKAGVQVKLLIDSLGSAPLYLLQYRLKKLRDAGAEVEFFMPIFEMPFRNYINLRNHRKIYIFDDQIALSGGSNISREYFAIPKRKSEWEDIMFLIEGESVESFFEIFASDWRYASDKKLAFNPPKEVKKADIYAQIIPSGPDMQRDTLYETLLSAIYGAQEKISIITPYFIPNDSLVEALIIASHRGVNVTLVTPKEADHAIINLVRCSYMRELEEAGAKIYLYEKAMLHAKAIIFDERSAMLGSVNFDNRSLFLNYEVAAFVYSDKIIAQMLSWTQMLINNSSEGTKKASDARRVFENLLRIFAPQL; from the coding sequence ATGAACCCCATAGCATATCTCACGCAGCATCCGGAAATAGTGTTATACCACGGCCTTTTGGCTCTCAGCGGGGTGGTGGCAGTTGGCGTACTGCTTCATCTGTTTTATCAAAGACGTTCTTCAAGCGCCATCGCAGCATGGCTGATGTTCATATTTATTTTGCCCTATGTTGCTTTTCCTTTGTACCTTATCATAGGCATACGAAAACGCAAAAACCGATACAAAAAAGAGTCCGTTCTGCCAAATAGCGCAAAAAAATCAAAACTCACTCCGGATGCCGCCGGTAACCCGTTGGGGAACGGCCCTTTGTATGATGCCGCTTTAAATGCCCGCATGGAGCTCTTCTTTGATGCGTCAGAAGCATACACCGCCCTCATGCATGCCATAGAGAATGCCAAAACATCGATCCATATCAGCATCTATATCCTTAAGTACGATACGATCGGCAAAAGCATTATAGGCATACTGACAAAAAAAGCCAAAGCGGGTGTGCAAGTCAAGCTTCTGATCGACTCTTTGGGTTCGGCACCCCTTTACCTGCTGCAATATAGGCTTAAAAAATTGAGAGATGCCGGTGCGGAAGTGGAATTTTTCATGCCGATATTTGAAATGCCTTTTAGAAACTATATCAACCTGAGAAATCATAGAAAAATATATATTTTCGATGACCAAATCGCGCTAAGCGGAGGCTCAAACATCTCCCGGGAGTACTTTGCCATCCCCAAAAGAAAAAGCGAATGGGAAGATATCATGTTTTTGATAGAGGGAGAATCGGTCGAGAGCTTTTTTGAGATATTCGCTTCAGACTGGCGCTATGCCTCGGATAAAAAACTTGCGTTCAATCCTCCAAAAGAAGTCAAAAAAGCGGACATCTATGCGCAAATCATACCTTCTGGCCCCGATATGCAAAGAGATACGCTTTATGAAACACTCCTTAGCGCCATATACGGCGCACAAGAGAAGATCTCTATCATCACACCCTACTTTATACCCAATGACTCGCTTGTGGAGGCCCTTATCATCGCAAGCCACAGAGGGGTGAATGTCACTCTTGTTACCCCAAAAGAAGCAGACCATGCCATCATCAATCTTGTGCGATGCTCTTATATGAGAGAACTTGAGGAAGCCGGGGCGAAGATCTATCTCTACGAAAAAGCCATGCTTCATGCAAAAGCAATTATTTTTGATGAGCGTAGTGCGATGTTGGGAAGCGTCAATTTTGACAACAGAAGCCTTTTTTTGAACTATGAGGTGGCGGCATTTGTCTATTCGGACAAGATCATCGCACAGATGCTCTCATGGACCCAAATGCTTATAAACAACTCCTCTGAGGGGACAAAAAAGGCAAGCGATGCAAGAAGAGTGTTTGAAAACCTTCTGCGCATTTTTGCGCCGCAACTTTAA
- a CDS encoding entericidin EcnAB has protein sequence MKKRFIWIAVGVIGFFMNGCATWSGIKYDSSKAWKSTKKAVHDVTSD, from the coding sequence TTGAAAAAGAGATTCATATGGATTGCAGTAGGGGTAATAGGATTTTTTATGAATGGATGTGCCACGTGGAGCGGCATTAAGTACGATTCAAGCAAAGCCTGGAAAAGCACCAAAAAAGCGGTTCATGACGTGACGTCAGACTGA